The Candidatus Hydrogenedentota bacterium genome has a window encoding:
- a CDS encoding low molecular weight phosphotyrosine protein phosphatase has translation MRRVLFVCLGNICRSPTAEGVFRKLVADRGLAANYEIDSAGTSGWHAGEPPDPRSQEEARRHGIDMSGQRSRAVTAEDFERFDYIVAMDHANLRELRKRCPEHLRDRLHRLTAFAPELGVQEVPDPYYGQGDGFATVFSIVATSAARLLETIERERAAG, from the coding sequence ATGAGACGCGTTCTTTTTGTGTGTCTGGGGAATATCTGCCGATCGCCCACGGCGGAGGGGGTGTTCCGGAAGCTCGTGGCGGATCGCGGGCTTGCGGCGAACTATGAGATTGATTCGGCGGGCACGAGCGGCTGGCACGCGGGGGAGCCGCCGGATCCGAGGAGCCAGGAGGAGGCCCGGCGTCACGGAATCGACATGAGCGGGCAGCGTTCCCGCGCGGTGACGGCGGAGGATTTTGAGCGTTTCGACTACATCGTCGCGATGGATCACGCGAACCTGCGCGAGCTCCGGAAGCGCTGTCCCGAGCATCTCCGGGACCGGTTGCACCGGCTGACGGCGTTTGCGCCGGAACTGGGTGTTCAGGAGGTTCCGGATCCGTATTACGGGCAAGGCGACGGGTTCGCGACGGTGTTCAGCATCGTTGCGACAAGCGCGGCCCGCCTGCTTGAGACGATCGAGCGCGAGCGGGCCGCGGGATGA
- a CDS encoding AtpZ/AtpI family protein yields the protein MKSPKRPETTAGAFQLLGQLGLTMVACCLGGLWAGHKLDRWLAAGGLLTALGVIGGVAAGALATGLLLYRNIPPWKP from the coding sequence ATGAAATCCCCAAAACGCCCCGAAACCACCGCGGGCGCCTTCCAATTGCTGGGACAGCTCGGCCTGACCATGGTGGCCTGCTGTCTGGGCGGCCTCTGGGCGGGCCACAAACTCGACCGCTGGCTCGCCGCGGGCGGCCTGCTTACCGCCCTGGGGGTGATCGGGGGCGTCGCGGCGGGCGCGCTCGCCACCGGCCTCCTTCTCTACCGGA
- a CDS encoding transglutaminase family protein, giving the protein MSEDDKIGFLIRLLDDDSPVVQEALGREFLGFGAGLHARLAGVTPALDDAALARIQQLVGEEARRLLRTSWEAWLGSIAMAPLERLEAAFTLIADFQNGPGHAQSLGGLLDGLEAEFRRRGGTVDEETLARFLFKEKGLEGDRSNYYHPQNSNLVYVIESRRGLPISLACVYMLVGRRLGLNIGGCNWPHHFFARIVLRRKIVLVDCFNGGRMLDRESFLKMQGPSREAAEAVLDEAASVEQIVSRVLGNLVRAYQQVSHEANSRLMLDLLRETERHFGARR; this is encoded by the coding sequence ATGTCCGAGGATGACAAAATAGGCTTCTTAATCCGGCTGCTGGATGATGACTCGCCGGTCGTCCAGGAGGCGCTGGGCCGTGAATTCCTGGGGTTTGGGGCCGGATTGCACGCGCGCCTTGCCGGGGTAACCCCGGCGTTGGACGACGCCGCGCTGGCGCGGATCCAGCAGCTGGTGGGGGAAGAGGCGCGGCGCTTGTTGCGCACGTCGTGGGAGGCCTGGCTGGGATCAATAGCGATGGCGCCCCTGGAACGCCTGGAGGCGGCGTTCACCCTGATCGCGGATTTTCAGAACGGGCCGGGCCACGCGCAGTCGCTGGGGGGGCTCCTGGACGGATTGGAGGCCGAGTTCCGGCGCCGGGGGGGCACGGTGGACGAGGAGACGCTGGCGCGGTTCCTTTTCAAGGAGAAGGGCCTGGAGGGGGACCGGTCCAATTATTACCATCCGCAGAACAGCAACCTGGTGTACGTGATTGAATCGCGGCGCGGCCTTCCCATCAGCCTGGCGTGCGTGTATATGCTTGTGGGGCGGCGGCTGGGGCTGAATATCGGCGGCTGCAACTGGCCGCATCATTTCTTCGCGCGCATTGTGCTTCGCAGGAAGATCGTGCTGGTGGATTGCTTTAATGGGGGCCGGATGCTGGATCGGGAGTCGTTTCTGAAAATGCAGGGCCCTTCCCGGGAGGCGGCGGAAGCCGTTCTGGACGAGGCGGCCTCGGTGGAACAGATTGTGAGCCGGGTGCTTGGCAATCTTGTTCGGGCCTACCAGCAGGTGTCGCATGAGGCGAATTCTCGTCTCATGCTCGACTTGCTTCGGGAGACGGAGCGGCATTTTGGCGCGCGGCGGTGA
- a CDS encoding fructosamine kinase family protein, whose protein sequence is MDDRVRSAIGGALGRPVASARPLGGGCIGEVYAVSLEGGGAAVAKVDGGTSPRLDVEAYMLRYLREHSELPVPAVLHGSPGLLVMEFVPGDSQFNARSEVHAAELLSGLHGIRGARHGLERATLIGGLRQPNPETGSWIAFFREHRLLYMAREAHSAGIMPARTLGCIQRFAADLDRYLEEPEYPALLHGDVWTTNVLASDGRITGFLDPAVYYGHPEIELAFITLFNTFGSAFFEAYDGLRGIQAGFFEVRRDIYNLYPLLVHTRLFGAGYLGGVERTLSRLGYIS, encoded by the coding sequence ATGGATGATCGGGTCCGATCGGCCATTGGCGGCGCGCTGGGGCGGCCGGTGGCTTCCGCCCGGCCCCTGGGCGGCGGGTGCATTGGCGAGGTGTATGCGGTTTCGCTTGAGGGCGGCGGCGCGGCGGTCGCCAAGGTGGACGGGGGGACGTCGCCCCGGCTCGATGTTGAGGCGTACATGCTCCGGTACCTGCGGGAGCACAGTGAACTGCCCGTGCCGGCGGTTCTCCATGGTTCTCCCGGGCTGCTTGTGATGGAGTTTGTGCCGGGCGACAGCCAGTTCAATGCGCGCAGCGAGGTTCATGCGGCGGAGCTGCTTTCCGGGTTGCACGGGATTAGGGGGGCGCGCCATGGATTGGAACGGGCGACGCTGATCGGCGGTTTACGCCAGCCGAATCCGGAAACGGGTTCGTGGATCGCTTTTTTCCGGGAGCACCGGCTTCTGTATATGGCGCGGGAGGCGCATTCGGCTGGAATCATGCCGGCGCGGACGTTGGGTTGTATTCAGCGGTTCGCGGCCGATCTGGATCGGTACCTGGAGGAACCCGAGTATCCCGCGCTGCTGCACGGGGATGTTTGGACGACGAATGTGCTTGCGTCGGACGGGCGGATCACGGGGTTCCTGGATCCCGCGGTGTATTACGGGCACCCCGAGATCGAACTTGCGTTCATCACGCTGTTCAACACGTTTGGAAGCGCTTTTTTCGAGGCGTACGACGGGTTGCGAGGAATCCAGGCCGGTTTCTTCGAGGTGCGGCGCGACATCTACAACCTGTACCCCCTGCTGGTGCACACGCGGCTTTTTGGCGCGGGATACCTCGGCGGGGTAGAGCGCACGCTTTCCCGGCTTGGATATATTTCCTGA